A window of Phycobacter azelaicus contains these coding sequences:
- a CDS encoding biotin transporter BioY, with product MERSIAYIALFAALTAALGLVPQITLASGVPVTAQSMGIMLCGTVLGARRGFLAVLLFLLLVALGLPLLSGGRGGLGVFGSPTAGFLFGFPVAAFVTGLIMERMRSVAVLPTAILASLIGGVLVLYLFGVTGMAITLKKSFFEAAALILVYIPGDLLKAVITGLLTSGLARARPGSLLSRPA from the coding sequence ATGGAACGTTCCATCGCCTATATCGCTCTTTTTGCGGCGCTGACTGCCGCCTTGGGCCTTGTCCCGCAGATCACCCTTGCCTCCGGCGTGCCAGTCACAGCGCAAAGCATGGGCATCATGCTATGCGGAACGGTCTTGGGCGCGCGGCGCGGATTCCTGGCCGTTCTCCTGTTTCTCTTGCTGGTCGCACTTGGTTTGCCACTGCTGTCCGGAGGACGCGGTGGGCTTGGCGTTTTTGGATCGCCCACTGCCGGCTTCCTGTTCGGCTTTCCGGTCGCAGCTTTTGTCACAGGCCTGATCATGGAGCGCATGCGGAGCGTCGCGGTCCTTCCCACCGCCATCCTCGCATCGCTCATCGGTGGAGTCCTTGTGCTTTATCTGTTTGGCGTTACAGGCATGGCCATAACGTTGAAAAAATCCTTCTTCGAAGCAGCTGCCCTGATCCTGGTCTACATCCCCGGAGACCTTCTGAAAGCGGTCATTACAGGTCTTCTGACTTCAGGATTGGCAAGAGCACGTCCGGGCAGCCTTTTGTCGCGACCGGCCTGA
- a CDS encoding CHASE3 domain-containing protein, which produces MLVAAGPLFLTLAIGVVASIKLNRMAETDRWVDHTHSVLAQGNAIVGAAVNMETGMRGYLLAGQEEFLEPYQAGNAVAHGLLADLQETVSDNPPQVARLEEAETVLDQWQSDIAQSQIELRREIGNAPTMNDMAAEVKKGRGKAYFDTFREQIQTFIETEEALLTERTQAFTDLTNSGEISSAAARDTMQWVDHTHRVIAQAKDILAAAIDIETGMRGFLLAGEEQFLEPLNSGVERFDRLVAELSETVSDNPPQVARLQEIGATITEWRSDVVAPMIELRREIGDSKTMDDMAKLISEARGKVFFDQFRALMDEFMAIEQDLMSERKEAKADTASMTKDMLMGAVTLAFVVGGLLAWLIGSNISSAIRTVTEAMTRLAGGDQETRIRGQRRRDEVGQMARSLDVFREKLVREKQLEEEQKKRDAEQHFVVGELTERLSLLAQGDLTVEIPNEFPAYYEQLRLDFNTSIQNLKSTCEQVVDSAQSIRNGAAEISQSSDDLSHRTESQAATLEETAAALDELTASVKSAAEGARSVENIMEEAKQEAENSGVVVQSAVSAMTEIEQSSTHIAQIISVIDDIAFQTNLLALNAGVEAARAGEAGRGFAVVASEVRALAQRSSDAAMEIKTLISDSSRQVERGVDLVGKAGDALTNIVERVNHISKLVTDIAEGAVEQSTGLGEINTGVVQLDQVTQQNAAMVEEATAAGHMLNSDATKLAELVAAFKLGAGIEPADKNAPKPTAHGDMAGDDEIKKPAPAQRLQIVEGNAALDTWEEF; this is translated from the coding sequence ATGCTGGTTGCGGCCGGTCCCCTGTTTCTAACTCTCGCCATCGGCGTGGTTGCCAGCATCAAGCTGAACCGAATGGCCGAAACCGACCGCTGGGTAGATCACACACACAGCGTACTCGCGCAAGGGAACGCGATCGTCGGAGCTGCCGTCAACATGGAGACAGGTATGCGTGGCTATCTGCTGGCAGGACAAGAAGAGTTTTTGGAGCCCTATCAAGCCGGGAATGCTGTCGCTCATGGACTATTGGCGGACCTTCAGGAAACCGTCAGCGACAACCCTCCTCAAGTCGCACGGCTGGAAGAGGCCGAAACGGTCTTGGACCAATGGCAATCCGACATAGCCCAGTCGCAGATCGAACTGAGACGCGAAATCGGCAATGCTCCAACCATGAATGACATGGCTGCCGAAGTGAAAAAGGGCAGAGGCAAAGCCTACTTCGACACATTCCGGGAGCAGATTCAAACCTTCATTGAAACCGAAGAAGCCCTGCTCACCGAACGCACGCAAGCCTTTACTGACCTCACAAACTCTGGCGAGATCAGCAGTGCCGCCGCGCGAGATACGATGCAGTGGGTCGATCACACGCATCGTGTGATCGCACAGGCGAAGGACATACTTGCCGCTGCCATCGATATCGAAACCGGCATGCGCGGCTTTCTTCTGGCTGGAGAAGAGCAATTCCTTGAGCCGCTGAACTCTGGTGTAGAACGATTTGACCGCCTCGTTGCAGAACTCTCGGAAACTGTCAGTGACAACCCTCCGCAAGTGGCGCGCCTGCAGGAAATCGGTGCCACAATCACCGAATGGCGCTCGGACGTGGTTGCTCCGATGATAGAGTTGCGCCGCGAGATTGGTGACTCCAAGACTATGGACGACATGGCCAAACTGATAAGCGAAGCCCGTGGCAAAGTTTTCTTTGATCAGTTCAGAGCCTTGATGGACGAATTCATGGCGATCGAACAAGATCTCATGAGCGAGCGCAAAGAAGCAAAAGCCGACACTGCATCAATGACAAAAGACATGTTGATGGGGGCGGTTACCTTGGCCTTTGTTGTCGGCGGTCTACTGGCCTGGTTGATTGGCTCAAACATTTCTTCCGCGATCCGCACTGTCACAGAGGCGATGACCCGCCTTGCAGGTGGCGATCAGGAGACCCGCATCCGCGGCCAGCGCCGCCGAGATGAAGTCGGCCAGATGGCACGATCACTGGACGTTTTCCGGGAAAAGCTGGTCCGAGAGAAACAGCTCGAAGAAGAGCAGAAAAAACGGGACGCCGAACAGCACTTTGTAGTGGGTGAATTGACCGAACGCCTGTCGTTGCTGGCTCAGGGCGATCTGACAGTGGAGATCCCAAACGAGTTCCCTGCCTACTACGAACAGCTGCGGCTCGACTTCAATACGTCTATCCAAAACCTCAAATCAACCTGCGAACAGGTCGTCGACTCTGCGCAGAGCATCCGCAACGGCGCGGCCGAGATCAGCCAGTCTTCGGATGATCTGTCGCACCGCACCGAAAGCCAGGCGGCCACCCTTGAAGAGACCGCCGCGGCCCTCGATGAACTCACCGCAAGCGTGAAATCCGCCGCCGAAGGTGCGCGCAGCGTCGAAAACATCATGGAAGAGGCCAAGCAGGAGGCCGAGAACAGCGGCGTCGTTGTGCAAAGCGCGGTGTCGGCGATGACCGAGATCGAGCAGTCCTCGACCCATATCGCGCAGATCATCAGCGTGATCGATGATATCGCCTTCCAGACCAACCTTCTGGCGCTGAACGCAGGCGTCGAAGCCGCCCGCGCGGGCGAAGCGGGCCGCGGCTTTGCGGTGGTGGCCTCCGAAGTGCGGGCGCTGGCGCAGCGTTCTTCGGATGCGGCGATGGAGATCAAGACGCTGATCAGCGACAGCTCGCGCCAGGTGGAGCGCGGCGTGGATCTGGTCGGCAAGGCGGGCGATGCGCTCACCAATATCGTCGAGCGGGTGAACCATATCTCGAAGCTGGTGACGGATATTGCCGAAGGTGCTGTGGAGCAATCCACCGGCCTCGGGGAAATCAACACCGGGGTGGTGCAGCTTGATCAGGTGACGCAGCAGAACGCGGCCATGGTCGAAGAGGCGACGGCTGCGGGCCATATGCTGAACAGCGATGCAACCAAACTGGCCGAGCTGGTGGCGGCATTCAAACTGGGTGCGGGCATAGAACCGGCCGACAAAAACGCGCCTAAACCGACAGCGCATGGAGACATGGCTGGGGATGACGAGATCAAGAAACCTGCCCCAGCTCAGCGGCTCCAGATTGTGGAGGGGAATGCCGCGCTGGACACATGGGAAGAGTTCTAA
- a CDS encoding substrate-binding periplasmic protein → MRADTIELRADVWCPFNCEPNSDRPGFMVELAQEALAFYDHEVRYQTLTWGRSLEKTRNGEVNGVIGTDQDESPDLVFGSPMAGYQETLVFRKGEAREISTFEDLEGLRIGAIVDYEYQSMIKAYADEHERDPTRVQLIGGDSALKRNLQKLIAGRIDLTIDERSVLEYAVAQLGIADAVEIMPNSDTTDLFIAFSPALESSQVYARQLAEGIERLKASGRYAEILARYGLSG, encoded by the coding sequence GTGCGCGCTGACACGATCGAACTGCGCGCTGATGTCTGGTGCCCGTTCAATTGCGAGCCGAACAGCGACCGCCCCGGCTTCATGGTCGAACTGGCGCAGGAAGCACTGGCGTTCTACGATCACGAGGTTCGCTATCAAACGCTGACCTGGGGCCGGAGCCTCGAAAAAACCCGCAACGGTGAGGTCAATGGCGTGATCGGCACGGATCAGGACGAGTCCCCTGACCTCGTTTTTGGTTCTCCCATGGCAGGGTATCAGGAAACCCTGGTCTTCCGCAAAGGTGAGGCGCGCGAGATCTCCACCTTTGAGGACCTCGAAGGTCTGCGGATTGGCGCTATCGTGGACTACGAATACCAGTCCATGATAAAGGCCTACGCCGACGAGCATGAACGGGATCCAACCCGCGTGCAGCTGATTGGAGGGGACAGTGCGCTCAAGCGCAACCTGCAGAAACTAATCGCCGGGCGCATCGATCTGACGATCGATGAAAGATCGGTGCTGGAATATGCCGTAGCGCAACTGGGCATCGCGGATGCGGTCGAGATCATGCCCAATAGCGACACGACCGATCTGTTCATCGCCTTTTCTCCGGCCCTGGAAAGCTCCCAGGTTTATGCCCGGCAACTTGCGGAAGGGATTGAGCGGCTCAAGGCCTCTGGTCGCTACGCCGAAATCCTCGCACGTTATGGATTGTCGGGGTAA
- the ahcY gene encoding adenosylhomocysteinase gives MGADYIVKDISLAGFGRKELDIAETEMPGLMALREEYGDAKPLKGARIVGSLHMTIQTAVLIETLVALGADVRWASCNIFSTQDHAAAAIAEAGIPVFAIKGQTLEEHWDYLDKSFMFPEGANMILDDGGDATLYVLLGARAEAGEDILPVPQSEEEEVIKAQIKKRMAASPGWFTKTRDAIKGVSEETTTGVNRLYQLVKDGQLPFPAINVNDSVTKSKFDNKYGCKESLVDGIRRATDVMMAGKVAVVCGYGDVGKGSAASLAGAGARVKVTEADPICALQAAMDGFEVVLLEDVVGQADIFITTTGNKDVIRIEHMREMKDMAIVGNIGHFDNEIQVASLKNHKWTNIKEQVDMIEMPSGNRLILLSEGRLLNLGNATGHPSFVMSASFTNQVLAQIELWTRGENYKNEVYILPKHLDEKVARLHLGRIGVKLTQLSAEQAAYIGVSPEGPFKPEHYRY, from the coding sequence ATGGGCGCGGACTATATCGTGAAAGACATCTCGCTGGCCGGGTTTGGTCGCAAGGAACTGGACATCGCCGAGACCGAGATGCCAGGGCTGATGGCTCTGCGCGAGGAATATGGGGACGCCAAACCCCTGAAGGGCGCGCGCATTGTCGGCTCGCTGCATATGACCATCCAGACCGCGGTTCTGATCGAGACGCTGGTGGCGCTGGGCGCCGATGTGCGCTGGGCTTCCTGCAACATCTTCTCGACCCAGGATCACGCGGCGGCGGCCATCGCCGAGGCGGGCATCCCGGTCTTTGCCATCAAGGGCCAGACCCTTGAGGAGCACTGGGATTACCTCGACAAGAGCTTCATGTTCCCCGAGGGCGCCAACATGATCCTCGACGATGGCGGCGATGCGACGCTCTATGTCCTCTTGGGCGCTCGCGCCGAGGCCGGGGAAGACATCCTCCCGGTGCCACAATCCGAGGAAGAAGAGGTCATCAAGGCGCAGATCAAAAAGCGGATGGCGGCCTCGCCCGGCTGGTTCACCAAGACCCGCGATGCGATCAAGGGCGTCTCCGAAGAGACCACGACGGGCGTCAACCGGCTCTATCAGCTGGTCAAGGACGGCCAGCTGCCCTTTCCGGCGATCAACGTCAACGACTCGGTGACCAAGTCGAAGTTCGACAACAAATACGGCTGCAAGGAATCGCTGGTCGACGGCATCCGCCGCGCCACCGACGTGATGATGGCGGGCAAGGTCGCGGTGGTCTGCGGCTATGGCGACGTGGGCAAGGGCTCGGCCGCCTCGCTGGCGGGTGCGGGCGCGCGGGTCAAGGTGACCGAAGCCGACCCGATCTGCGCTTTGCAGGCGGCGATGGACGGCTTTGAGGTTGTGCTGCTCGAGGATGTGGTGGGGCAAGCCGACATCTTTATCACCACCACCGGCAACAAGGACGTGATCCGCATCGAGCACATGCGCGAGATGAAGGACATGGCCATCGTCGGCAACATCGGCCATTTCGACAACGAGATCCAAGTGGCGAGCCTCAAGAACCACAAGTGGACCAATATCAAGGAACAGGTGGACATGATCGAGATGCCCTCGGGCAACCGTCTGATCCTTTTGTCCGAGGGGCGTCTTCTGAACCTCGGCAATGCGACGGGGCATCCGTCCTTCGTGATGTCGGCCTCCTTCACCAACCAGGTTCTGGCCCAGATCGAGCTGTGGACCCGCGGTGAAAACTACAAGAACGAGGTCTACATCCTGCCCAAGCACCTGGATGAAAAGGTGGCGCGGCTGCATCTGGGCCGGATCGGTGTGAAGCTGACCCAGCTCAGCGCGGAACAGGCCGCCTACATCGGCGTCAGCCCCGAGGGCCCCTTCAAGCCGGAACACTACAGATACTGA
- a CDS encoding EAL domain-containing protein — translation MGFKGRVAVNLSPKLFGSQVDEFVNDCLYETGCPASAVEAEITETVVLSSGQSALREIEALQRLGVTVALDDFGMGYSSLSYLQKFPVDKIKVDAAFVSKLPDSPETKAIVVAIAELGHALGMRVTGEGAETEEHRRLLQECKVDYLQGYFDGPPLAERAATARLFPGEGLHLQMSG, via the coding sequence ATGGGCTTCAAGGGCCGTGTCGCCGTCAATCTTTCCCCCAAGCTGTTCGGCTCGCAGGTGGATGAATTCGTCAACGACTGCCTTTATGAAACCGGTTGCCCCGCCAGCGCCGTTGAAGCGGAAATCACCGAAACCGTGGTTCTGTCCAGCGGACAATCCGCCCTACGCGAGATCGAAGCCCTGCAACGTCTTGGCGTGACCGTCGCGCTGGATGATTTCGGCATGGGGTATTCTTCGCTCAGCTACCTGCAGAAATTCCCTGTAGACAAGATCAAAGTAGACGCAGCCTTTGTCTCCAAACTGCCGGATTCACCGGAGACCAAGGCCATCGTGGTGGCAATCGCCGAACTTGGTCATGCGCTGGGAATGCGCGTGACCGGCGAAGGGGCTGAGACAGAGGAGCACCGCCGCCTTCTGCAGGAGTGCAAGGTGGACTATTTGCAGGGCTATTTTGACGGCCCGCCCCTGGCGGAACGTGCGGCCACGGCCCGTCTGTTCCCGGGTGAGGGGCTGCATCTTCAGATGTCTGGATAA
- a CDS encoding energy-coupling factor ABC transporter ATP-binding protein, with product MNPAEQDSLPAPSLGGVTVELKGVCLSAGGRSLLQDVTFSADQPRVGIVGRNGSGKTTLARVLSGLVAPDHGEARINGTNISRDRKSALGLVGVLFQNPDRQIIFPTVEEELAFGLRQMGIDARDANERVAQILDRFGKAQWATAPTHLLSQGQKQLVCLMAILSMAPRVIILDEPFSGLDIPTRMRLQRLLDKIDAQTFHISHDPQHLERYDRILWIEAGQIRADGPAHKVLPEFTAQMTTWGASDDLSDLPN from the coding sequence TTGAACCCTGCCGAGCAAGATAGCCTGCCCGCCCCCTCCCTTGGAGGCGTGACTGTTGAGTTGAAAGGCGTGTGCCTTTCTGCGGGCGGCAGATCGCTGTTGCAGGATGTCACCTTTTCGGCAGATCAGCCACGTGTGGGTATTGTCGGGCGCAACGGGTCCGGCAAGACGACGCTGGCCCGCGTTCTGAGCGGCCTCGTGGCACCTGACCATGGCGAAGCCCGGATCAATGGGACCAACATCAGCCGTGACCGAAAATCTGCACTTGGCCTCGTAGGTGTCCTGTTTCAAAATCCGGACCGCCAGATCATATTTCCGACAGTCGAGGAAGAACTCGCCTTTGGCCTGCGTCAGATGGGTATTGACGCGCGTGATGCGAATGAGCGTGTCGCGCAGATCCTAGACCGTTTTGGCAAGGCTCAATGGGCCACTGCCCCGACCCACCTGTTGTCCCAAGGGCAAAAGCAGCTGGTCTGCCTGATGGCCATCCTGTCCATGGCGCCCCGTGTGATCATCCTGGACGAGCCCTTCTCCGGCCTCGATATTCCCACGCGGATGCGCCTGCAGCGCTTGCTGGACAAGATCGATGCGCAAACCTTCCATATCTCACACGATCCACAACACCTAGAGCGGTATGACCGCATCCTGTGGATCGAAGCAGGTCAGATCAGGGCTGATGGCCCGGCACACAAGGTGCTACCTGAATTCACCGCGCAAATGACCACATGGGGAGCGAGCGATGATCTCTCTGACCTTCCCAACTAG
- a CDS encoding response regulator, with protein sequence MGHDHGPVVLAVDDDPWVRYRLEGFLLDAGASFEMCSDPYDALQRCRTRPSFYGLVFMDIRFPGGDFGFEVSKQISLLGNTAQRPAIVGMSGYPNLYRFNGGAEWGMEDILPKPLFKWLVLNMVRRYCGTDLSDVET encoded by the coding sequence ATGGGACATGACCATGGACCGGTTGTGCTCGCAGTGGATGATGATCCTTGGGTGCGCTATCGGTTGGAAGGGTTTCTTTTGGATGCGGGCGCTTCTTTCGAAATGTGCTCAGATCCCTATGACGCGCTTCAGCGCTGCAGGACGCGACCTTCGTTTTACGGGCTTGTCTTCATGGACATCCGTTTCCCGGGTGGGGATTTCGGCTTTGAAGTGTCGAAACAGATTTCTTTGCTTGGGAATACGGCGCAGCGTCCTGCTATCGTCGGCATGTCCGGCTACCCCAACCTTTATCGGTTCAACGGCGGTGCCGAGTGGGGAATGGAAGACATCCTCCCGAAGCCTTTGTTCAAATGGCTGGTCTTGAACATGGTGCGGCGGTATTGCGGCACCGATTTGTCTGACGTGGAGACATAG
- a CDS encoding energy-coupling factor transporter transmembrane component T family protein, whose product MISLTFPTRTWAHPVPVGWKLACLSGATVVLFSFGSLAVQTAALSLTAVLYLSAGRGFAWSGLKTLRILWPFLTVIVLWHLIEGSPHDGLSIALRLMSTVALANFVTMTSRLSDMIDLAAWLLSPLRRLGLSTRGLEIAIALVIRFTPLLSLRGAQLVDAWRARSARRPSWRIALPLTVMALDDADHVAEALKARGGIQ is encoded by the coding sequence ATGATCTCTCTGACCTTCCCAACTAGAACCTGGGCACATCCTGTCCCGGTGGGCTGGAAACTGGCGTGTCTGTCGGGCGCCACAGTGGTTCTGTTTTCATTTGGCTCTTTGGCCGTGCAAACTGCCGCCCTGAGCCTCACAGCGGTGCTCTATCTGAGTGCGGGACGTGGTTTCGCCTGGAGCGGCCTTAAGACTCTACGTATCCTCTGGCCTTTTCTCACAGTCATCGTCCTATGGCACCTGATCGAGGGCTCGCCGCACGACGGGCTGTCCATCGCTCTGCGCCTCATGAGCACTGTGGCTCTGGCTAACTTTGTCACCATGACCAGTCGGCTGTCCGACATGATTGATCTAGCGGCCTGGCTGCTCTCCCCGTTGCGGCGACTTGGCCTCAGCACGCGCGGGCTCGAAATCGCGATTGCCCTGGTCATCCGGTTTACCCCCCTGCTTAGCCTGCGCGGTGCGCAACTGGTTGATGCATGGCGGGCAAGATCAGCGCGGCGCCCCTCTTGGCGCATCGCACTGCCCCTTACAGTCATGGCATTAGATGATGCCGATCACGTCGCTGAAGCCCTGAAGGCCCGCGGCGGCATTCAATAA